A region of Streptomyces deccanensis DNA encodes the following proteins:
- a CDS encoding RICIN domain-containing protein — protein MYTSPSTRTTRRGRHPASSVRRLLPATLAAAVSAALLTSLTTPTPAAAATQATYYVSPSGSDTNSGTISAPFKTLQHARDVVRTVNDDMTGDINVYLRGGTYPVSSTINFTSADSGTNGYRVVYAAYQSEKPVLDGGVPVTGWTQHSGNIWKATLNRDNKLRALYVNGKRAEMASKTISSAGCYGENYKVQTPLPSWAWETGEACDAAKYSLSALPAIASNQDDVEIKTATTWTTAIVGVREVTTSSDGANRVAKFQQPGAAIAQFAFNGDFQATGTQTFMNAYEFLDQPGEFYFNKTTDTVYYYKSSSEDMTTADVFAPNNVSTVLKIAGASRTDHARNITFSGLTVEHSDWNLVQVGDSVFRQGQQGNVSANVFADDNFHAFTYRNVDLHPAMIQIENADGISLQRNTVQHTGADGITLANDVTDSQLTGNYVNDIAGSAITVGHPQHVYIGDHTSTNHEKYPVNVEGVCKNITVRNNYIYDSAVLFNGSNPVSAYFVESLAVEHNRIEKSPWAGISLGWGWWNFNGDSDSVVPGTPTTTAKNNSIRYNEIVDTMQTLADAGPIYTLGKQPGTEISGNYMQGVPAGHKYGIHPDEGSAGINFHDNVLDVDPGLTSTIHSGEWGRQKDLTITNTYGTVNKIFDQTVTSSTIQDVRAYSDNVWPSEAYGIALDAGLEDAYKDLVPRSRVALQDYVLPASTFAGKGVSSVPVRGTGDSTKTLWLAPSGTTTFAVGPTMTKASGTATAIAVPGTAGDYRLYVVDAQGNASAASKALVRQRWAYVDDKAASVTYSAGWSNWNDTQDFGGSEKFTSASGNSAEYSFTGTGIRYLGMKQPNMGKVDVYLDGALAQAGIDAYASTVTKQVPLFEKTDLAAGPHTIKIVCTGTKNASSSNTVCALDAFAHISFPAKNAFYKMLNKSSGKAVDINGGSNADGANIIHWSDNGAQNQRWRYVPVGDGSYEIVSQDTGKLLDVKDGLTTDGAGIVQWTDNNGVNQHWTLVAAGNGYYKIKNMNSSKLLTVSSGGTQLVQSTDTNADSQLWKMVNVD, from the coding sequence ATGTACACCAGTCCGAGCACCAGAACCACCAGGAGAGGCAGACACCCCGCCTCCTCCGTCCGCCGTCTCCTGCCGGCGACACTCGCGGCGGCGGTCTCCGCCGCTCTGCTGACCTCCCTCACCACGCCGACCCCGGCCGCGGCCGCCACCCAGGCGACGTACTACGTCTCCCCCAGCGGCAGCGACACCAACTCCGGGACGATCTCGGCGCCGTTCAAGACCCTGCAGCACGCCCGGGACGTCGTGCGCACGGTCAACGACGACATGACCGGAGACATCAACGTCTATCTCCGGGGCGGCACCTACCCGGTGAGCAGCACCATCAACTTCACCTCGGCCGACTCCGGAACGAACGGGTACCGAGTCGTCTACGCCGCCTATCAGAGCGAGAAGCCGGTCCTGGACGGAGGCGTTCCGGTCACCGGCTGGACACAGCACAGCGGGAACATCTGGAAGGCCACTCTCAACCGCGACAACAAGCTCCGCGCTCTCTACGTCAACGGCAAGCGCGCCGAGATGGCCTCGAAGACGATCAGCTCGGCCGGATGTTACGGGGAGAACTACAAGGTCCAGACCCCCTTGCCCTCCTGGGCCTGGGAGACGGGTGAGGCGTGCGACGCGGCCAAGTACAGCCTCTCCGCGCTGCCGGCCATCGCGTCCAACCAGGACGACGTGGAGATCAAGACGGCGACGACCTGGACCACGGCGATCGTGGGCGTCAGGGAGGTCACCACCAGCTCGGACGGGGCCAACCGCGTGGCCAAGTTCCAGCAGCCGGGCGCGGCGATAGCCCAGTTCGCGTTCAACGGCGACTTCCAGGCCACCGGTACCCAGACGTTCATGAACGCATACGAGTTCCTGGACCAGCCGGGCGAGTTCTACTTCAACAAGACCACCGACACGGTGTACTACTACAAGTCCAGCTCCGAGGACATGACGACGGCGGACGTCTTCGCGCCGAACAACGTGTCCACCGTCCTCAAGATCGCCGGCGCGTCCAGGACCGACCACGCGCGGAACATCACGTTCTCGGGGCTCACGGTCGAGCACTCCGACTGGAACCTGGTCCAGGTGGGGGACTCCGTCTTCCGGCAGGGCCAGCAGGGCAACGTCAGCGCGAACGTGTTCGCGGATGACAACTTCCACGCCTTCACGTACCGCAACGTCGACCTGCACCCGGCGATGATCCAGATCGAGAACGCCGACGGGATCAGCCTGCAGCGCAACACAGTGCAGCACACCGGTGCCGACGGGATCACCCTGGCCAACGACGTGACCGACTCGCAGTTGACCGGTAATTACGTCAATGACATCGCCGGGTCCGCCATCACCGTGGGTCACCCGCAGCACGTGTACATCGGGGACCACACCTCGACCAACCACGAGAAGTACCCGGTGAACGTCGAGGGTGTCTGCAAGAACATCACCGTCAGGAACAACTACATCTACGACAGCGCGGTGTTGTTCAACGGCTCCAACCCCGTGTCGGCGTACTTCGTCGAATCACTGGCCGTGGAGCACAACCGGATCGAGAAGTCCCCGTGGGCGGGCATCTCGCTCGGCTGGGGCTGGTGGAACTTCAACGGAGACTCGGACTCGGTCGTGCCCGGCACGCCGACCACCACGGCGAAGAACAACTCCATCAGGTACAACGAGATCGTCGACACGATGCAGACGCTCGCCGACGCAGGTCCCATCTACACGCTGGGCAAGCAGCCGGGAACGGAGATCAGCGGCAACTACATGCAGGGTGTTCCGGCCGGCCACAAGTACGGCATCCACCCCGATGAAGGCTCCGCCGGCATCAACTTCCACGACAACGTGCTCGACGTGGACCCGGGTCTCACGTCCACCATCCACTCCGGCGAATGGGGCCGCCAGAAGGACCTGACGATCACCAACACCTACGGCACCGTCAACAAGATCTTCGACCAGACCGTCACGTCCAGCACCATCCAGGACGTGCGCGCGTACTCGGACAACGTGTGGCCCTCCGAGGCGTACGGCATCGCCCTGGACGCGGGCCTGGAAGACGCATACAAGGATCTCGTCCCCCGGAGCAGGGTGGCCCTGCAGGACTACGTGCTGCCCGCCAGTACCTTCGCCGGCAAGGGTGTGTCGTCCGTTCCCGTCCGCGGCACGGGTGACTCGACCAAGACCCTCTGGCTCGCTCCGTCCGGTACGACCACGTTCGCTGTCGGTCCCACGATGACCAAGGCGAGCGGAACCGCGACGGCTATCGCCGTTCCCGGGACGGCCGGTGACTACCGCCTCTACGTCGTGGACGCACAGGGCAACGCGTCCGCCGCGTCGAAGGCGCTGGTGCGGCAACGCTGGGCCTACGTCGACGACAAGGCCGCGAGCGTGACCTACTCGGCCGGCTGGTCGAACTGGAACGACACGCAGGACTTCGGCGGGTCCGAGAAGTTCACGAGCGCCTCGGGCAACTCCGCCGAGTACTCCTTCACCGGCACGGGCATCCGCTACCTCGGCATGAAGCAGCCGAACATGGGCAAGGTGGACGTCTACCTCGACGGCGCCCTCGCACAGGCGGGTATCGACGCCTACGCCTCGACGGTGACGAAGCAGGTGCCACTGTTCGAGAAGACGGATCTCGCCGCCGGCCCCCACACGATCAAGATCGTGTGCACCGGAACGAAGAACGCGTCCTCTTCCAACACCGTCTGCGCACTGGACGCGTTCGCCCACATCTCCTTCCCCGCCAAGAACGCCTTCTACAAGATGCTCAACAAGAGCAGCGGCAAGGCGGTCGACATCAACGGCGGATCCAACGCCGACGGAGCGAACATCATCCACTGGAGCGACAACGGAGCCCAGAACCAGCGCTGGCGGTACGTCCCGGTGGGTGACGGCAGTTACGAGATCGTCAGCCAGGACACCGGCAAACTGCTGGACGTCAAGGACGGGCTCACCACGGACGGCGCCGGCATCGTCCAGTGGACCGACAACAACGGTGTGAACCAGCACTGGACACTGGTCGCCGCCGGCAACGGGTACTACAAGATCAAGAACATGAACAGCAGCAAGCTGCTCACCGTGTCCTCCGGAGGGACTCAGCTCGTCCAGTCCACGGACACGAACGCCGACAGCCAGCTGTGGAAGATGGTGAACGTGGACTGA
- a CDS encoding aldo/keto reductase produces MHHRKIHHTPVAVTELGFGASVIGNLYRVTAPQAASAAIDAAWDAGVRYFDTAPHYGLGLSERRLGAALRERPRDEYVVSSKVGRLLVPNEHPTGVDSDGFVVRDDLRRQWDFSRDGVLRSMEETLERTGLDRLDIVYLHDPDDHWQQAADEAMPALAELRDQGVIGAIGAGMNQSAMLARFLRETAADVVMLAGRYTLLDQSALDDVLPAAQAHGKSVVAVGVFNSGLLSQDRPAEGMKYDYQDAPSDLVQRALAIAEVCERYGTTLPAAAIAFPFAHPAVVNVTLGMRSPEQVRRNVELHAQRIPDGLWDELRAQALIRADVPTAGGDGRPPRNPQSLSAE; encoded by the coding sequence TTGCACCACCGGAAGATCCACCACACGCCGGTCGCCGTCACCGAGCTCGGCTTCGGCGCCTCGGTGATCGGCAACCTGTACCGGGTGACCGCCCCGCAGGCCGCGTCGGCCGCGATCGACGCCGCCTGGGACGCGGGCGTCCGCTACTTCGACACCGCTCCCCACTACGGCCTCGGCCTCTCCGAACGCCGGCTCGGCGCCGCCCTGCGCGAGCGGCCCCGCGACGAGTACGTCGTCTCGTCCAAGGTGGGCCGGCTCCTCGTCCCCAACGAACACCCCACCGGGGTCGACAGCGACGGGTTCGTAGTCCGGGACGACCTGCGCCGCCAGTGGGACTTCAGCCGCGACGGCGTACTGCGCTCCATGGAGGAGACGCTGGAGCGCACCGGCCTGGACCGCCTCGACATCGTCTACCTCCACGACCCCGACGACCACTGGCAACAGGCCGCCGACGAGGCCATGCCCGCCCTGGCCGAACTGCGCGACCAGGGAGTGATCGGCGCGATCGGCGCCGGCATGAACCAGTCCGCCATGCTCGCCCGCTTCCTGCGCGAGACCGCCGCCGACGTGGTGATGCTGGCCGGGCGCTACACGCTGCTCGACCAGTCCGCCCTCGACGACGTCCTGCCCGCCGCGCAGGCCCACGGCAAGAGCGTCGTCGCGGTCGGCGTCTTCAACTCCGGCCTGCTCTCCCAGGACAGGCCAGCCGAGGGTATGAAATACGACTACCAGGACGCCCCGAGCGACCTCGTGCAGCGGGCCCTGGCCATCGCCGAGGTCTGCGAGCGGTACGGCACCACGCTGCCGGCCGCCGCCATCGCCTTCCCCTTCGCACACCCCGCCGTCGTCAACGTCACCCTGGGCATGCGTTCCCCGGAACAGGTCCGGCGCAACGTCGAACTGCACGCCCAGCGCATCCCCGACGGACTGTGGGACGAACTGCGTGCACAGGCCCTGATCAGGGCCGACGTGCCCACTGCGGGCGGCGACGGTCGCCCGCCCCGAAACCCTCAGAGCCTAAGCGCTGAGTGA
- a CDS encoding sugar kinase, whose protein sequence is MADVIALGEVMLRLDPGEGRIRTARSFQVWEGGGEYNVVRGLRRCFGHRTAVVTALADNAVGRLVEDLILQGGVDASMICWMPDDGIGRTARNGLNFVERGYGIRGALGVSDRAHTAVSQLRKGDVDWDTVFSAGARWFHTGGIFAGLSETTVDVADEAMAAARRHGVTVSYDPNYRSSLWADRGGPERAREVDLRLARHAEVVVGALGLAGEHPGAVRFAADEVPDALAAVADLLPGAGVLATTLREVPSAGVNDWSSAAWSAETGYVPGPRMPGLHVLDRIGSGDGFAAGLIHGLLAGHSLERALAYGTAHGALVMTTPGDVSMATLSEVEALIDGGSAHVRR, encoded by the coding sequence ATGGCCGACGTGATCGCCCTCGGCGAGGTCATGCTGCGCCTCGACCCCGGTGAGGGCCGCATCCGCACCGCCCGCAGCTTCCAGGTGTGGGAGGGCGGCGGCGAGTACAACGTCGTACGAGGCCTGCGCCGCTGCTTCGGACATCGCACCGCCGTCGTCACCGCGCTGGCGGACAACGCGGTCGGACGCCTCGTGGAGGACCTGATCCTCCAGGGCGGGGTCGACGCCTCGATGATCTGCTGGATGCCCGACGACGGCATCGGCCGCACCGCCCGCAACGGTCTCAACTTCGTCGAGCGCGGCTATGGCATCCGCGGCGCGCTCGGCGTCAGCGACCGCGCCCACACCGCCGTCTCCCAGCTACGCAAGGGCGACGTGGACTGGGACACGGTGTTCTCGGCCGGGGCACGCTGGTTCCACACCGGTGGGATCTTCGCGGGCCTGTCGGAGACCACGGTCGACGTCGCCGACGAGGCCATGGCGGCCGCGCGCCGGCACGGTGTCACCGTCTCCTACGACCCCAACTACCGCTCCAGCCTCTGGGCCGACCGCGGCGGACCGGAGCGGGCCCGCGAGGTCGACCTGCGCCTGGCCCGGCACGCCGAGGTAGTAGTGGGTGCCCTCGGCCTCGCGGGCGAGCATCCGGGCGCCGTGCGGTTCGCGGCCGACGAGGTGCCGGACGCGCTTGCCGCGGTCGCCGACCTGCTGCCCGGTGCGGGGGTGCTCGCGACGACCCTGCGCGAGGTTCCCTCGGCGGGTGTGAACGACTGGAGCTCGGCCGCCTGGTCCGCCGAGACGGGCTACGTGCCCGGTCCCCGCATGCCCGGACTGCACGTCCTGGACCGCATCGGCTCCGGCGACGGCTTCGCCGCCGGACTGATCCACGGCCTGCTCGCCGGTCACTCCCTGGAACGTGCCCTCGCCTACGGCACGGCCCACGGTGCTCTGGTCATGACCACTCCCGGCGATGTCTCCATGGCCACCCTGTCCGAGGTCGAAGCGCTCATCGACGGCGGCTCGGCCCACGTCCGACGCTGA